The following proteins are co-located in the bacterium genome:
- a CDS encoding efflux RND transporter periplasmic adaptor subunit gives GGGPAEQGGVVLTTNGYVEARHQASVAARATGRLAEVMVEEGDTVSAGQVVARLLDEDQLAAVARAEADLALARARQAQAEAVEVDARRRAARRADLRAAGAIGAEEDESADTVALTAVAEVNAARAQVAVARAALQTARLELDKTRVTAPFAGAVLRKDAEVGEIVGPIMTSNTARAGAVVTIADLGTLEVGVDVNESYIARVVLGMPCDVVLDAYPEVHYPGEVRSIYPSADRDKATIPVRVRFVVADARVRPDLGAKVTFLERRPTDLITTVPKVLRVPAAALREQEGGRRVWVVRDGKAAAAEVTVGERSGELVEILTGLEDGDQVVVGGAARLRQGQRVRIAL, from the coding sequence GGCGGCGGGCCGGCCGAGCAGGGCGGGGTCGTGCTGACGACCAACGGCTACGTCGAAGCCCGCCACCAGGCGTCGGTGGCGGCGCGCGCGACGGGCCGCCTCGCCGAAGTCATGGTCGAGGAGGGCGATACCGTGTCGGCCGGCCAGGTCGTGGCGCGCCTGCTGGACGAGGACCAGCTCGCCGCGGTCGCTCGCGCCGAAGCGGACCTCGCGCTCGCCCGGGCCCGCCAGGCGCAGGCCGAGGCCGTCGAGGTCGATGCCCGGCGCCGCGCCGCACGGCGGGCCGACCTGCGGGCGGCCGGCGCGATCGGCGCCGAGGAGGACGAGAGCGCGGACACCGTCGCCCTGACCGCCGTCGCGGAGGTCAACGCCGCCCGCGCCCAGGTCGCCGTGGCCCGCGCCGCGCTGCAGACCGCGCGCCTGGAGCTGGACAAGACCCGCGTCACGGCCCCGTTCGCCGGCGCAGTGCTGCGCAAGGACGCCGAAGTCGGGGAGATCGTCGGCCCGATCATGACCAGCAACACCGCCCGCGCCGGCGCGGTGGTCACCATCGCCGACCTGGGCACCCTCGAGGTCGGCGTGGACGTCAACGAGAGCTACATCGCGCGCGTGGTCCTGGGCATGCCCTGCGACGTCGTGCTCGACGCCTACCCCGAAGTCCACTATCCCGGCGAGGTCCGCTCCATCTACCCCTCGGCCGACCGCGACAAGGCCACCATCCCGGTGCGCGTGCGGTTCGTGGTGGCGGACGCGCGCGTCCGCCCCGACCTCGGCGCGAAGGTGACCTTCCTGGAGAGACGCCCGACCGATCTCATCACGACCGTCCCGAAGGTCCTGCGCGTGCCGGCCGCGGCGCTGCGCGAGCAGGAGGGCGGGCGCCGGGTCTGGGTCGTGCGGGACGGCAAGGCGGCGGCCGCCGAGGTCACCGTCGGGGAGCGCAGCGGCGAGCTCGTGGAGATCCTCACCGGCCTGGAGGACGGCGACCAGGTCGTCGTCGGCGGCGCCGCGCGCCTGCGCCAGGGACAGCGCGTCCGCATCGCGCTCTAA
- a CDS encoding ABC transporter ATP-binding protein, whose protein sequence is MENLAAGRPIITLRGVSKTYRRDTIAVPVLASLDLDVAAGEFLALMGPSGSGKSTILNLVSGIDTPTAGRVVVAGVDLGGLDNAALAAFRARHVGFIFQSYNLIPVLTAFQNVELPLLLTSLGRRERRQHVLDVLEVVGLNDRSDHFPRQLSGGQEQRVAIARAIVSDPSLLVADEPTGDLDAASAAEILDLIGRLNREFGKTVVMVTHDPRAAERAHRVLHLDKGVLVEAVRREQP, encoded by the coding sequence GTGGAGAACCTCGCCGCCGGCCGGCCGATCATCACCCTGCGCGGGGTGAGCAAGACCTACCGGCGCGACACGATCGCCGTGCCGGTGCTGGCGTCGCTCGACCTCGACGTGGCCGCCGGCGAGTTCCTCGCCCTGATGGGGCCGTCGGGCTCGGGCAAGTCGACCATCCTGAACCTGGTCAGCGGCATCGACACGCCGACCGCCGGGCGCGTCGTGGTGGCGGGGGTGGACCTCGGCGGGCTCGACAACGCCGCGCTGGCCGCCTTCCGCGCGCGGCACGTGGGCTTCATCTTCCAGTCGTACAACCTGATCCCGGTGCTCACCGCGTTCCAGAACGTCGAGCTGCCGCTACTGCTGACCTCGCTGGGCCGCCGCGAGCGCCGGCAGCACGTGCTGGACGTCCTGGAGGTCGTCGGCCTGAACGACCGCAGCGACCACTTCCCGCGCCAGCTCTCGGGCGGCCAGGAGCAGCGCGTGGCGATCGCGCGGGCGATCGTCAGCGACCCCTCGCTGCTGGTGGCGGACGAACCCACCGGCGACCTCGACGCCGCCTCGGCGGCCGAGATCCTCGACCTGATCGGGCGCCTGAACCGCGAGTTCGGCAAGACGGTCGTGATGGTCACCCACGATCCGCGCGCCGCCGAACGCGCCCACCGCGTGCTGCACCTGGACAAGGGCGTCCTGGTCGAGGCGGTCCGGCGGGAGCAGCCTTGA